From one Nothobranchius furzeri strain GRZ-AD chromosome 2, NfurGRZ-RIMD1, whole genome shotgun sequence genomic stretch:
- the LOC107395475 gene encoding uncharacterized protein, which translates to MELVSSVWAENVSRTDLMRGIITEKLTTAARDILAAVEKVISDYEAEASGFREEIQRQKVQLELLQPRVKEEPKDNMEITQSFGSFFNTKYAVKEEIHTNFEGVESQSVTEQDYDMDSRFSTPTCQTDVVRSLDSPIDLRICFLNDWKIETISKKMMKSLPFQLLQCPAGLQEAEFFSLLRSSFPLLAADGPYDFFVTNKSGKLQLLTVGSMTPEQVYGAAGTSDLYLRPKLPERVQAQGDDAPASPSTRFEGNLRKRSQRRITTESLIDLEVRLLEESCSAAAFPHGCEKFQLHQLKCSAGLKEEEFVKLLKSTFPQLAEDRPFTVLADQGRRKPPVEVDRLTPEDICRSCCSTKSPTIYIQLEETPPQEGATAPAALPSTSHPTTPEMENLVNLKICILDGPSSDVTPPSEFQSQQIIELLCPRNLGELEFFTLLRATFPLLEDKDFDLLTGHGSKVSPIRVKNLTPEKINHITTSAGGSVLYVRLQEQQNAQESDEEVQSRLSPTYVQESTSTSRQEDTEDNSANHRTKDETSAAPVRRMEEKRVHRPNVRKSRQLEGDETEDSEDSDGSDVLTRVSSHCLSTAYKPDRPRSPPPKVEEEEQVHLLHKDVLDDDETEDSEDGDDTDSVSTRLSTQKPLVSNPKAAQNPEPASVKEVPVKAISQDTAKDDGQGSRSTRDGPSSPSPPTSDHRSGRNEGVEPMEVTEREGVTNPNGQVPRRLGWSCRLCRLHHGTKRMLVRHAWTHIGDVKLLCGVCGDQSHSSHALRTHLQTHQKVFACKICTKVFLSIRGFEEHKERHKGHTSSHRCRVCSQTFTNASELQKHKEVHADEPQGKCETCQRSFNSSLKLKLHLLTHKGIKQGEPGPQ; encoded by the exons ATGGAGCTCGTCTCTTCCGTCTGGGCTGAGAACGTTTCTAGGACCGACCTCATGAGAGGAATCATCACCGAGAAGCTGACCACGGCCGCGCGGGACATCCTAGCGGCCGTGGAGAAGGTCATTAGCGACTACGAGGCGGAGGCGTCGGGCTTCAGGGAGGAGATCCAACGGCAgaaggtccagctggagctcttGCAGCCTCGGGTCAAAGAGGAGCCAAAAG ACAACATGGAGATCACCCAGAGCTTTGGGAGCTTCTTCAACACCAAGTATGCTGTGAAGGAGGAAATCCACACAAACTTCGAGGGAGTGGAGAGTCAAAGTGTCACGGAGCAGGATTACGACATGGATTCAAG GTTCTCGACTCCAACATGTCAGACTGATGTGGTCAGAAGCTTGGACAGTCCCATAGATCTCAGGATCTGCTTCCTAAACGACTGGAAGATCGAGACCATTTCAAAGAAAA TGATGAAAAGCCTACCGTTTCAGCTGCTGCAGTGTCCCGCGGGCCTACAGGAAGCAGAGTTTTTTAGCCTGTTGAGgtccagctttcctcttctggcaGCTGATGGACCCTATGACTTCTTTGTAACCAACAAAAGCGGGAAACTACAGCTTCTGACAGTGGGGTCCATGACACCAGAGCAGGTCTACGGGGCTGCCGGGACATCTGACCTCTACCTCCGACCTAAG CTTCCAGAGAGAGTCCAGGCCCAAGGGGACGATGCTCCAGCTTCACCCTCCACCAG ATTTGAGGGGAACCTGAGGAAGCGTTCCCAACGCCGGATCACCACCGAGAGTCTGATCGACCTGGAGGTCCGCCTGCTGGAGGAGAGCTGCAGCGCTGCTGCCTTCccacacg GTTGTGAGAAGTTCCAGCTCCATCAGCTGAAGTGTTCTGCTGGCCTGAAGGAGGAGGAGTTCGTGAAGCTGCTGAAGTCCACCTTCCCCCAGCTGGCTGAAGATCGACCTTTTACGGTTCTCGCTGATCAGGGCAGGAGGAAACCTCCTGTGGAAGTAGACCGACTGACCCCAGAGGACATCTGTAGGAGCTGCTGTTCCACCAAGAGTCCCACCATCTACATCCAGCTGGAG GAGACGCCTCCTCAGGAAGGAGCCACTGCTCCTGCGGCTCTCCCTTCCACTTCACACCCAACCACCCCTGAAATGGAAAACCTGGTGAATCTGAAGATCTGCATCCTGGATGGACCGTCCTCTGATGTCACGCCACCTTCTG AGTTTCAGAGTCAACAGATCATCGAGCTCCTGTGTCCCAGGAACCTGGGGGAGCTGGAATTCTTCACCCTGTTGAGGGCCACCTTCCCTTTGCTGGAGGACAAGGACTTTGACCTTCTGACTGGTCACGGCTCAAAAGTGAGTCCGATCAGAGTAAAGAACCTGACTCCAGAGAAGATCAACCACATCACCACTTCTGCCGGGGGTTCTGTCCTCTACGTCCGCCTCCAG GAACAACAGAACGCCCAGGAGAGCGATGAAGAGGTTCAGTCCAGGCTTTCCCCCAC ATACGTTCAAGAGAGCACATCCACGTCCCGTCAAGAGGACACGGAAGACAACTCGGCCAACCACCGTACGAAGGACGAGACGAGCGCTGCACCTGTGAGAAGGATGGAGGAGAAACGTGTCCACCGTCCAAACGTCCGCAAGAGCAGGCAGTTGGAGGGCGATGAAACTGAAGACAGTGAGGACAGTGATGGTTCAGATGTACTTACCCGGGTGTCTTCGCACTGCCTGTCTACTGCCTACAAGCCAGATCGACCCAGGAGCCCGCCTCCCAAGGTGGAGGAGGAAGAACAAGTCCATCTTTTACACAAGGATGTGTTGGACGATGACGAGACAGAGGACAGTGAGGACGGGGATGATACCGACTCCGTTTCCACCAGGCTGTCCACTCAGAAGCCTCTGGTGTCCAATCCCAAAGCAGCGCAAAACCCAGAGCCTGCCAGTGTCAAGGAGGTTCCTGTGAAGGCCATCAGTCAGGACACCGCTAAAGACGATGGTCAAGGTAGCCGTAGCACCAGAGATGGGCCCTCGTCTCCGTCGCCTCCAACGTCTGATCACAGGTCGGGTCGGAACGAAGGCGTGGAACCGATGGAGGTGACGGAGAGGGAAGGTGTCACAAACCCAAACGGTCAGGTGCCTCGGCGTTTGGGCTGGTCCTGTCGCTTGTGTCGGTTACACCATGGCACCAAAAGGATGCTGGTCAGACACGCCTGGACCCACATCGGGGACGTCAAGCTGCTGTGTGGGGTGTGTGGAGACCAGTCGCACTCTTCACACGCTCTACGGACACATCTACAGACTCACCAAAAGGTCTTCGCGTGCAAGATCTGTACCAAGGTGTTCCTGTCCATCAGGGGCTTCGAGGAGCACAAGGAACGTCACAAAGGTCACACGTCTTCCCACAGGTGCAGAGTGTGCAGCCAAACCTTCACAAACGCGTCAGAGCTGCAGAAACACAAGGAAGTCCACGCCGACGAACCCCAAGGCAAATGTGAGACCTGCCAAAGGTCGTTCAACTCGAGTCTTAAGCTCaaactccacctgctgacccacaaGGGGATCAAGCAGGGGGAGCCTGGGCCCCAGTAA